Genomic DNA from Solanum dulcamara chromosome 4, daSolDulc1.2, whole genome shotgun sequence:
TCTTTGTGTCTCTCTGGAGATTTTAGTGTTTATGTTTCATGGTTCTTTGTGAGTTTTACTAAGCTTTTGCTTTTATTTCCCCCAAGTATTATTCAGTTCTAGAAAAAACTAGACTTTGTGGCTTCTCTGCTTACTCCAAAACCTGCGTCCAGTTTATCTCTTAGCTAATTTTAAATGTTTGTGCTGAAATTCTACACTCTTGGCCAAATGTGTTTCTTAGTTTTCATACTTTTTCTTCTGGAGCTGCTATCATATTATAACATATAGCCTACAAACAGAGGTGTTGAGTTTACAGGGGTTGCATATGCATTTATCTGTTAAATGTAATGCCACAAAATACCATTTGACACTTGTTTTGTGCCTTGTACAGCCCGAAGGGATATATATATCTGCCTATATGGAATAGATTGTCAAAGAATTTGAATTGAGTCAGAGGCCTGGATCTCAATATATTTTACTTCTTACAGTAACTTTTATTTTACGATGTTATAAAATGGATACTATATCAGATCACTATGATAGAAGGAGAGTTGTGGAAGTAAACTTGCATTTGTGAGTTTGTATACTCTTGAGGAGAAAGGCATTTGATAGTTGATTGTTCACATGAATTTTGGTGATCTGAGTAACTATTTAACAGGATATTTTGGTTCTTGCAATGGCTTTGGTTTTGCTGGTGAAtaaccaaaatttacacttcgaatttcaagaaaattcctTTCCCTATGGGGATTGACCCACCAAACTTGTGCTAAATATCCCTATAACTTTGCATCAAAGATAATTAAGCGGTATCCAGTTTATTATGCTACACCTAGATACAAGAGTTCTAAGTATTGAAACTAACTGTACCCGTTGTCTGTAAAAGGTCTCAAGAGAGCTAACTCATCTCAGACTTTAAGACGATGTGAAAGCCAAAAGATAACTAGGATACCCCTTCAAGACCACCAAAATAGTACATAAATTGTTTCCATGCCAAGTGGATACTTGTTCAGTTGTCCCATCAGAATAGATTCTAATTGAGGTGAACCAACTATGATACAGTTGGTGAAAGATTCTGAACTCACTTACATTGTGTAACAGAACAGAATGCATGCTCTACTTTCAGAGCCTAGAGGCTAAAACTAGATAACATGTTATTTATGTGCATCTAACAAAGTGGAACAAAGCCCTCCGGAAAAGCTTCTATGACTTCACCAAACAAAAGCAGCAGGGCCTGATTTCATAAGCTCGATTAATGCACCAATCAATCAACAATACCTTAACCCCATGATTCAAGCTGTGAAACCTCTAACAGAGGAACCCTGCATGAAGTTCTTATTAAGTGGCAAAGTCGACTTTGGCTATCTGGCTTTACCCTTCTTTGACGGGAGGGGTGCAGTTTGCATAATAATTACCAGCATGGCTACTTCTCCAAGAAAAAAAGATCAGCAGCATATCAGGCACTCATCAACAGCACAGTGAATGGTATTCTGACGTACATGCTATCTCTATTTCCCATACCTACGAAGGTCACTAAACAGAACAATTTTTTTGTGGGAAGAAAATGCTGATAGAAAGAAGCTACACCTGGTTAGGTGATCAACAGTGATAAAACCGTAAATATTGGGTGACCTTGGAGTTAAGAACTTAAGGCTCCATAACAAAAGCCTTTTAGTTCAAATGGTTGTGGAGGTTCAACAATGGCAAGAAGTGCTATTAAAAAGCGATATAAGGTGAGAATATATATCCAGATCTACATAGTCTAGTAACCTACAAAGATGGCAGCATTGCTGACTTCTTTAATGCTACTAACTGGAATCTCCATTTCAAAAGAAACCTTCAGGATTGTGAACTAGAGAGTGTAAGCATGCTCATAACTAGTTTGGACAGAGTGGTGTTAACAGAGGACAGATCTGATTCTTTGATATGGATGCAAAGTAAAATGGAATTTCCATAGTTAACTCTAGCTATGATTGGCAATCTAAAGCAGTGAAGTTAGGAAGGCACCGATGGTCCTAGAAGTTGGTATGGAGAACTCACATCTCAACGAAAGTGGCTGCTGCCTTTGGAGGTAGCAATTAATGAAGCTTACCTTGCACATGAAAATCTCCAAAGGAGAAGAATACAGTTTGCAGTGTGTAAAAGGAAACCTGTAGAGGGATAATGGGATGTAATGGAATTCATGAATTACTTATGTAGTCGAAGGCTGAAATCCGGGACTCTTTTGGTGAACATGATAAGtacctacttggtccaattGACATCGATGAAATTTTACTTTTCCTATTTCACCAGGACCCTGCTGTAACATCCCTAGACTGATGTTCAAGGTTTTAAGCATACTTTGGTCCTTCACTCTTCTCATAAGCACATTTCTGGTTTAAAGTTCCACTGTGAGAGAAACCTAATGCAAAATGTAGCAGTATTATAATTGAAATGAACTATGTGCAGCAATAAGAACCCATCCTTCAGCGACATCCGATACAAAATGAGAACAAGCAAAGTTTGTAACTTTAAAGAAGGAAGAGTGCACCAAAGCCATTGCCTCCAAAATCACAAAGACCAACCAAATGTGAGCAAGGAGCACATATAATATGAATTTAACTATGCCTTCGATTGAAATTTATATGTAACTTAAAAAGATTATGTCACAAAACACTATGACAAATGAAGGAATACAATAACCAGTGCTCTAAGACAGGCATAATAACAAGTACAGCGTGGCACATATCGTGATCAAATGGTACAAAAATTTAAGGTTAAAAGGGCATCCCAATCTTGACCTTAATGCATGATCcctttcatatgcattcaagAAGATGATACCTTGACAGCTTTAAATGGAGGGTGAAGTAATCCAAGCTCATCATTCACTTCAAGTGGATTGCTTGTTTCGTTTCGTGTTCTCTTCACTCTCCTACTACCAAGTGATTCATGAGTGAATCCATACATCTGCAGGATCTGGTTGTCACCAAAGTTGAATGCCCGATCCATTTGCTTCAAGCACCTCTCTACCGAATAATCTCCAAATTTTGCACAAGGCTTGCAACCCACAAAGTGAGTAACAAGTGGCCACCTATGGTCACCAAGACCAGGGTGGTAATTTTCAATCATCTCTTCATATTTATCTACCAGAATTCCCCAGTAACCGTGCAAGTAATAAGCATTCTCAAGATACACCTTCTCACCCCATATCTCCCTCTGAGTTGCCAATATATATACCATTGCAGACTGATCATCAGCTTCAAAAACTGGTCTATCTTTAAGCTCCCTAGTAAGAAGCGCCCCGGCTTCATCCCTAATCTTTCCCTTTGGTCCCATGGGTGCCAAAACATCAAGCAAATCCAAAGCCCATTGAGTATTCCTCAATAAGAAGCTACCagtattcaatccaatccaattcttCTGATCATAAACCATCTCATTCCATCCATGCATCACAAGATTAGCATCTTTATACCTCTCCCATGGCAGCTCAAAAGCCATATCAGTAAACATAGCATCACTATCCATCCACCACAAAAACTCAACCTCAGGATGTGAAAGCAAAAGCTTCCTAAGCAAAGGCAATTTAGCCCAAAAACCAGCCATTTCAGCATCAAGCAAAGCCATATTGTAAAAAATCTCAATACCATGAAGCCTACAATAGTCAATCTTATTCTTTATTGACTTCAACAAGTAATGATCACCTACTGGATTTTCACATGGCTTAGGAGATGAACCAGTAACCAACAACACCCTTGGCTTATTTGTTCCTACAAAATTAGgaaaattaggattttttttcAACCACTCTCCTCTTTGCTCATCCCAATCTGTTATTTTTGGACCAAGAGCATAAGGTTCATTTGGATTTCTCTTAAACTCAGGCTCACCATCATCCTCATCAACTAAAATCTTCTTTAAATCAAAAGTAGCATAATTATTACTATCTGATGCACCATCACTTACAGTGCTTGTAGATACCTGTTGTGCTTCTTCAAGAACGCGTCTGGGCTCTACGCGCTTCCTGTAATAGCTAAATGTATCACGAATTTCCTTCAAATCTTGGCCAGGAGTACCAAATCTTCCAGCACCCAAATTCCCTCTAAGGACAATAACGGTAAGGAACAAGCACAAGAATGTAAGTTTCCCATTCCTCATAATTCTCCTAACTTGCCATGCTCTACGAGCACTCAGAAATCGATCTAACATCTTTTACTATTCAATACCCACAAGCTGGAATGGAATAAAAATCAAATCTTGATGATGAAAAATCAAATCTTGGGATAGTTTTAGACAAAAAAGGAAAGGTTTGATATTGATTTCATTGTTGGGGTTATAGAAAAGGGAAAACAGATGAGAAATATGGAGATTTGGGTGTTCAATAATGGAGATTTAGAGAAAGATCTGATGGTGGTTTTATGaagaaagaatgaaagaaagGTGTCGGTGGAGAGAGTGATAGGGAGGAAATTGCCTTAAGGTAAGGTAGATGTGTAAGAACGGAGAtgaagatgaaaaataaaaggaaacaaTCTACTCTTTTCTCATTCAGACAAGGtttaaacaataaaattaatatttatttattactataaagtataaattatgattttatttttaatcataatCTTTTTATTAATGAATTACAGTCTGGTTGATAGTACGCGTAGTGGGAAAGTAGTGCTGTGCTgtttccaattttcttttttttaattcttttttagcTAGTAGACAGCAAaagttttattaaaaaatatatacaacatttAGCGTACATATAAAACATGTCTTTCTAAGATTATGACATGTTGCCTCTTCTAGAGAAATAGACCTTAGTTTATTGCATATAATATTCTTTTACTTTACCTGAAATTTGTGGAAGATATACGGAGTGGTTTGGTTTGCGATCTAATTATACTAGGCTTTTAGGCATTCATTATGCAATTAGTGATGATATCAAGATTATTGGGTTGTGCATATTTTAATCCATAGATGGTTATACATTAAATTTCGCTACAATAGTTAttcattataataatatttaaattataatgaTCTAATTTATTCTAGAATAGACTTTTCATGATATATTGTACTTCTCTATAATAACATTCTATCAATAATAGTAATGATATTTATTATAAGGATATgctctttataaaaaaaattatatatatattaagcaTTATTAATGTCATTCACATAAAAAATTGCAAGTACCAAtatctaaaaagaaaaaaaactctaTTTAAATGAAGTCAATAAGTTATTGACATAATTTCACGAAGAAAGTTGATTGGTTTTGGTTgtttagagcctgtttggattggctttaagttggtcttTTCAACTTTtagacgtgtttgtctaatgctaactttaagtcaaaaagttcttaaagtcagtcaaaaatgaaaagttaggattcctaacttttttttttctaagtgcttaaagtcattttcttt
This window encodes:
- the LOC129887233 gene encoding xyloglucan 6-xylosyltransferase 2-like; this translates as MLDRFLSARRAWQVRRIMRNGKLTFLCLFLTVIVLRGNLGAGRFGTPGQDLKEIRDTFSYYRKRVEPRRVLEEAQQVSTSTVSDGASDSNNYATFDLKKILVDEDDGEPEFKRNPNEPYALGPKITDWDEQRGEWLKKNPNFPNFVGTNKPRVLLVTGSSPKPCENPVGDHYLLKSIKNKIDYCRLHGIEIFYNMALLDAEMAGFWAKLPLLRKLLLSHPEVEFLWWMDSDAMFTDMAFELPWERYKDANLVMHGWNEMVYDQKNWIGLNTGSFLLRNTQWALDLLDVLAPMGPKGKIRDEAGALLTRELKDRPVFEADDQSAMVYILATQREIWGEKVYLENAYYLHGYWGILVDKYEEMIENYHPGLGDHRWPLVTHFVGCKPCAKFGDYSVERCLKQMDRAFNFGDNQILQMYGFTHESLGSRRVKRTRNETSNPLEVNDELGLLHPPFKAVKVSSS